The Brassica napus cultivar Da-Ae unplaced genomic scaffold, Da-Ae ScsIHWf_2248;HRSCAF=2901, whole genome shotgun sequence genome includes a window with the following:
- the LOC125600412 gene encoding pentatricopeptide repeat-containing protein At4g19220, mitochondrial-like: MSRCWMMVRNSTISPEKLRLYCSGHIICSFRRSFPRRKFLSGCYSFHFHITKEKHERYFSSAVSSQDTLIDHKVFDEMRNRDNKTAESSYMFVRDLLRSSMMRAEAETPRSIHCFALKSGFLQDLHASSKLLTLYGKAGDFVSSLGLFSELKVKDVIAWNSVITALNQNGRSMAALGVFVEMIQKGTRFDSTTLLLALSALSSLNLSNVCLVVHCLAIEAGLVSDNNLCNALMNIYAEGEDLKSAERVFTRMEHRDIISWNTIVTKCLANGQYWKSLEYFKSMTVSGQEADNVTFSSVISACASLEELSLGESFHGMVIRSGYVPEAYVSVANSIISMYSKCGNIDAAETVFEKISCKDVISWNAVLNGFASNGMSQEAFGIFKEMLSLNRIQPDIATVATVTSICGDMCLSREGRSIHGYTVRREIQSRALVVINSLIDMYGKCGLTRQAELLFKVTTDRDLVSWNSMISAFVQNGFTQEAKTLFKEVVSEYSRSKFSLSTVLAILPSCCSSDSLIFGKSVHCWQLKLGFGNNILSANSVINMYIGCRDLPSAFLLLEMISETRDLASWNSAIYGCASNGHHSESLRAFRAMSHEGKVSHDMITLLGTISACGNLGLFSEGRCFHGLAIKTLRESETQLQNTLITMYGRCKDIDSAVKVFGLISDPNLCSWNCVISTLSQNKAGPEAIQLFRKLEVEPNEITFVGLLSASTQLGSTGYGMQAHCYLIRRGFQANPFICAALVDMYSSCGRVETGMKVFRNSGVRSIAAWNSVISAYGFHGMGEKAMELFNEMSISGMEPNKSTFISLLSACSHSGFVEEGLKYYNQMEDRFGVKPVTEHRVCVVDMLGRAGKLREAYEFIKGIGEAQKAGVWGALLSACNYHGDTELGKEAAEVLFEMEPDNASYYVSLSNTYVRLGGWEEAVRLRKTVEDKALKKLPGYSSIDISVGL; encoded by the coding sequence ATGTCCAGGTGTTGGATGATGGTAAGAAACTCTACAATTTCACCGGAAAAGCTGAGACTTTACTGCTCCGGTCACATAATCTGCTCTTTTAGGCGCTCGTTTCCTCGCCGGAAGTTTCTTTCCGGTTGCTATTCTTTCCATTTTCACATCACTAAAGAAAAACATGAGCGATACTTCAGTTCAGCCGTTTCGTCTCAAGATACTCTTATTGACCATAaggtgttcgacgaaatgcGTAACAGAGATAATAAGACGGCGGAGTCGAGCTATATGTTCGTTCGAGATTTACTTAGATCCTCCATGATGAGAGCGGAGGCAGAGACTCCGAGGAGCATCCATTGTTTTGCTCTGAAGAGTGGGTTTCTTCAAGATTTGCATGCGTCTTCAAAGCTCCTGACGCTTTACGGTAAAGCAGGGGACTTTGTGTCTTCTTTGGGTCTGTTTAGTGAGCTGAAAGTGAAAGATGTGATTGCTTGGAACAGTGTGATCACTGCTCTGAACCAAAATGGTCGTTCCATGGCAGCTCTTGGAGTTTTCGTTGAGATGATTCAGAAGGGAACTAGGTTTGATTCGACAACGCTGTTACTTGCACTGTCGGCGTTATCAAGTTTGAACCTTTCGAATGTCTGTCTAGTGGTTCATTGTTTGGCGATAGAGGCTGGCTTGGTGTCTGATAATAACTTATGCAATGCGTTGATGAATATTTACGCAGAAGGCGAGGATTTGAAGTCTGCGGAGCGTGTGTTCACGCGTATGGAACACCGAGATATTATTTCTTGGAACACAATCGTGACAAAATGTCTTGCAAATGGCCAGTACTGGAAATCGTTGGAGTATTTCAAGTCGATGACTGTTTCAGGACAAGAAGCTGATAATGTGACTTTTTCAAGTGTTATATCTGCTTGTGCTTCTCTTGAAGAGCTCTCTTTAGGTGAATCCTTCCACGGGATGGTTATTAGATCAGGTTATGTCCCAGAAGCTTATGTCTCTGTGGCCAACTCTATCATTTCGATGTACTCAAAATGTGGGAACATTGATGCTGCAGAAACCGTGTTCGAGAAAATATCTTGCAAGGATGTGATTTCTTGGAATGCAGTCCTTAATGGTTTTGCTTCAAATGGGATGTCTCAAGAAGCATTTGGTATCTTTAAGGAAATGCTGTCGTTGAATAGGATTCAGCCTGATATCGCCACGGTGGCTACAGTAACTTCTATTTGTGGTGATATGTGTCTGTCGCGAGAGGGGAGATCAATTCATGGTTACACTGTTCGCAGGGAGATCCAGTCCAGAGCATTAGTGGTAATAAACAGCCTTATTGATATGTACGGTAAGTGTGGCTTAACAAGGCAGGCTGAGTTGTTGTTCAAGGTAACAACTGATCGAGACTTGGTTTCGTGGAATTCGATGATATCTGCTTTTGTGCAAAACGGGTTTACGCAAGAAGCTAAGACTCTGTTCAAGGAAGTTGTCAGTGAGTATTCTCGTTCAAAGTTTAGCTTGTCAACCGTGTTGGCAATTCTTCCGTCTTGTTGTTCATCTGATTCGCTCATATTTGGCAAATCAGTACATTGTTGGCAGCTAAAGCTAGGATTTGGGAATAATATCCTTTCAGCTAATTCAGTTATAAACATGTACATCGGCTGCAGGGACCTACCTTCAGCGTTTTTGCTGTTAGAGATGATATCCGAAACTAGGGATCTTGCGTCTTGGAACTCTGCTATCTATGGCTGTGCATCGAATGGTCACCATTCAGAATCACTGAGAGCGTTTCGAGCAATGAGCCATGAAGGGAAAGTTAGCCATGACATGATTACTCTTCTGGGGACTATCTCGGCATGTGGAAACCTCGGACTATTCTCAGAAGGAAGATGCTTTCATGGACTAGCAATTAAGACTTTGAGAGAGTCTGAGACCCAGTTGCAGAACACGTTGATCACCATGTATGGTAGATGTAAAGACATCGATAGTGCAGTGAAGGTCTTTGGCTTGATCTCTGACCCTAACTTATGTTCCTGGAACTGTGTGATATCAACTTTGTCTCAGAACAAGGCTGGACCCGAAGCGATTCAGCTATTTAGAAAACTCGAGGTAGAGCCGAACGAGATCACATTCGTTGGCCTTCTCTCCGCTTCAACTCAGCTCGGGTCTACAGGATATGGTATGCAGGCGCATTGTTATCTCATCCGCCGTGGGTTTCAAGCTAACCCTTTCATCTGTGCCGCGCTCGTGGACATGTACAGCAGCTGCGGGAGGGTAGAAACCGGCATGAAGGTGTTTAGAAACTCAGGAGTGAGGTCAATTGCTGCTTGGAACTCGGTTATTTCTGCATATGGATTCCATGGAATGGGAGAAAAGGCTATGGAATTGTTTAATGAAATGAGTATCTCAGGGATGGAACCAAACAAGAGCACTTTCATCAGTCTACTGTCAGCTTGCAGCCACTCAGGGTTTGTAGAAGAAGGTCTAAAATATTACAACCAGATGGAGGATAGATTCGGGGTGAAACCAGTCACAGAGCATCGGGTTTGTGTTGTTGACATGCTTGGCAGGGCAGGGAAACTAAGAGAAGCTTATGAGTTCATCAAAGGGATCGGAGAGGCACAGAAAGCAGGTGTATGGGGAGCTTTGCTGAGTGCTTGTAACTATCATGGAGATACAGAGTTGGGGAAAGAAGCTGCAGAGGTTTTGTTCGAAATGGAACCAGACAATGCATCTTACTATGTCTCATTGTCGAATACGTATGTTAGGTTGGGAGGCTGGGAAGAAGCTGTGCGGCTACGGAAGACGGTGGAGGATAAAGCATTAAAGAAGCTTCCTGGTTACAGTAGTATTGACATTAGTGTAGGATTGTAG